Proteins found in one Hippopotamus amphibius kiboko isolate mHipAmp2 chromosome 12, mHipAmp2.hap2, whole genome shotgun sequence genomic segment:
- the RSPO4 gene encoding R-spondin-4 — protein MRAPLCLLLLVVHTVDMLPLNRRKKQVGTGLGGNCTGCVICSEENGCSTCQQRLFLFIHREGIRQYGKCVHDCPPGYYGVRGQEVNRCKKCGATCESCFSQDFCIQCKRRFYLYKGKCLPTCPPGTTAQPSTRECREECEVSPWGSWSPCTHNGKTCGSAWGLETRVREASRAGQEEAAACQMLSESRKCPIRRPCPGEKNPNQKKGRKDRRPRKDRKLDGRGDGRGDGRESVSKSRAQATAQAGLLSPERSASAPEETTESRAVGASSSGQSLEAFPQPSATSFPGNPLEEALKAS, from the exons TGGGCACTGGTCTGGGGGGCAACTGCACGGGCTGTGTCATCTGCTCAGAGGAGAACGGCTGCTCCACCTGCCAGCAGAGGCTCTTCCTGTTCATCCACCGGGAAGGTATCCGCCAATACGGGAAGTGTGTGCATGACTGTCCCCCCGGCTACTACGGCGTCCGCGGCCAGGAGGTCAACAGGTGCAAAA AATGTGGGGCCACGTGTGAGAGCTGCTTCAGCCAGGACTTCTGCATCCAGTGCAAGAGGCGGTTTTACCTGTACAAGGGAAAGTGTCTGCCCACCTGCCCTCCGGGCACCACGGCCCAGCCGAGCACACGGGAGTGCCGGG AGGAGTGTGAGGTGAGCCCCTGGGGCAGCTGGAGCCCCTGCACACACAACGGGAAGACCTGCGGCTCAGCCTGGGGCCTGGAGACCCGCGTGCGAGAGGCCAGCCGGGCCGGGCAGGAGGAGGCAGCCGCCTGTCAGATGCTGTCCGAATCAAGGAAATGTCCCATCCGGAGGCCCTGCCCAGGAG AGAAAAACCCCAACCAGAAGAAGGGCCGGAAAGATCGGCGCCCGCGCAAGGACCGGAAGCTGGACGGCAGGGGGGACGGCAGGGGGGACGGGAG AGAAAGTGTTTCTAAGAGCAGGGCGCAGGCCACAGCCCAGGCAGGCTTGTTGAGTCCTGAGCGCTCTGCTTCTGCTCCAGAGGAGACCACCGAATCCAGAGCTGTGGGGGCCTCCAGCTCTGGCCAGTCCCTGGAGGCATTTCCACAGCCCTCGgccaccagcttccctgggaaCCCCCTGGAAGAGGCACTGAAGGCTTCCTGA